A window from Vigna angularis cultivar LongXiaoDou No.4 chromosome 7, ASM1680809v1, whole genome shotgun sequence encodes these proteins:
- the LOC108338550 gene encoding endoribonuclease YBEY, chloroplastic isoform X2, which translates to MLLRFSHFLCHRPPLHTMARAITCVTQPPHFSPAFKSAISSRVSLFLKSPRFGRSFHALTRCRTEGRHRLVAGVRSESKEYRKVRRRASKNKEKELQLRVEICLEEDLPDDPEILSIAELLRLNVPMAMKLAFDGLKGSGYKTRDTAISDVGGFDSVELSILLCNDEFIRKLNKEWRDEDHATDVLSMSSHIPELKIPILMLGDIVISVETAARQAEERGHTLLDEIRILMVHGLLHLLGFDHEISEEAEVEMEREEEILLKSLDWKGKGLIKSACDAETNSNLNFHHNSSDDRKKEGSLRFYKPKFRYIFCDMDGTLLNSKSQISSTTVNALREASSRGVKIVIATGKARPAVIDIFKTVDLAGKDGIVSEFSPGVFLQGLLVYGRQGQEIFRSNLDPNVCKEACLYSLESKVPLIAFCEGRCLTLFHDPLVDSLHTIYHEPKAEVMPSVEHLLASAEIQKMIFLDTAEKVAETLRPLWSDATKGRATVVQAVPDMLEIVPLGTSKGNGVKVLLDHLGVNAKEIMAIGDGENDIEMLDLASLGIALSNGSEKTKAVANVIGLSNDEDGVADAIYRYAF; encoded by the exons ATGCTTCTCCGTTTCTCCCACTTCCTCTGCCACCGTCCTCCTCTCCACACCATGGCGCGTGCCATCACGTGCGTCACTCAGCCCCCTCATTTCTCGCCCGCATTCAAAAGCGCCATCTCTAGCCGCGTCTCTCTGTTCTTGAAATCCCCGCGTTTTGGCCGCAGTTTTCATGCGCTCACCCGGTGCCGGACCGAAGGTAGGCACCGCCTTGTGGCAGGAGTTCGCTCCGAAAGCAAGGAATATCGGAAGGTGAGGCGAAGAGCGTCCAAGaacaaagagaaagagttgCAACTCCGCGTGGAAATTTGCCTAGAAGAAGATTTGCCTGACGATCCCGAAATCTTG AGCATTGCAGAGTTGCTTCGGCTAAATGTTCCAATGGCAATGAAACTGGCTTTTGATGGTTTGAAAGGTTCCGGTTATAAAACCCGAGACACTGCTATAAGTGATGTTGGTGGGTTTGATAGTGTTGAGTTATCGATACTTCTTTGCAATGATGAGTTTATTCGAAAACTTAATAAGGAATGGAGAGATGAAGACCATGCCACAGATGTTCTCTCAATGTCAAGTCATATACCTGAGCTCAAGATTCCTATT CTCATGTTGGGTGATATTGTAATTTCTGTTGAGACAGCCGCAAGACAAGCAGAGGAAAGAGGGCATACTCTTCTTGATGAGATCCGAATCCTTATG GTTCATGGCTTGTTACATCTTTTGGGATTTGATCATGAAATAAGTGAAGAGGCTGAAGTAGAAATGGAGAGAGAGGAGGAAATCCTTTTGAAGAGTCTTGATTGGAAAGGAAAAGGCCTAATAAAGAGTGCATGTGATGctgaaacaaattcaaatttaaattttcatcaCAACAGTTCAGATG ACAGGAAGAAAGAAGGAAGTCTTAGATTTTACAAACCAAAGTTCAGATATATCTTCTGTGACATGGATG GAACATTGTTGAACAGCAAAAGTCAAATTTCTTCTACAACTGTCAATGCTTTGAGAGAGGCATCATCAAGAGGGGTGAAAATTGTGATAGCTACCGGAAAA GCTCGTCCAGCTGTGATAGACATTTTTAAAACGGTTGATTTAGCTGGAAAAGATGGCATTGTTTCAGAGTTTTCTCCTGGGGTTTTCTTACAG GGTTTGCTTGTTTATGGCAGACAAGGTCAGGAAATATTTAGGAGCAACTTAGATCCAAATGTCTGTAAAGAG GCATGTCTTTACTCTTTGGAGAGTAAGGTACCCCTTATTGCATTTTGTGAAGGGCGGTGCTTAACCCTATTTCATGATCCGCTTGTTGATTCACTGCATACAATATACCATGAACCAAAG GCTGAGGTCATGCCTTCTGTTGAACATCTATTGGCTTCTGCTGAGATACAG AAAATGATTTTCTTAGACACGGCCGAGAAGGTGGCTGAGACCTTGCGACCATTATGGTCAGATGCAACGAAAGGTCGTGCCACTGTTGTTCAAGCTGTGCCTGACATGCTGGAAATTGTACCGTTGGGAACATCAAAAGGGAATGGAGTAAAAGTGCTGCTCGATCATTTGGGGGTTAATGCTAAAGAG ATAATGGCTATTGGTGATGGGGAAAATGACATCGAGATGCTTGATCTGGCCTCTCTAGGCATCGCACTTAGTAACGGATCAGAAAAGACCAAAGCTGTGGCTAACGTAATTGGTTTAAGCAATGATGAAGATGGTGTAGCAGATGCCATATATCGATATGCATTCTGA
- the LOC108338550 gene encoding endoribonuclease YBEY, chloroplastic isoform X1: MLLRFSHFLCHRPPLHTMARAITCVTQPPHFSPAFKSAISSRVSLFLKSPRFGRSFHALTRCRTEGRHRLVAGVRSESKEYRKVRRRASKNKEKELQLRVEICLEEDLPDDPEILSIAELLRLNVPMAMKLAFDGLKGSGYKTRDTAISDVGGFDSVELSILLCNDEFIRKLNKEWRDEDHATDVLSMSSHIPELKIPILMLGDIVISVETAARQAEERGHTLLDEIRILMVHGLLHLLGFDHEISEEAEVEMEREEEILLKSLDWKGKGLIKSACDAETNSNLNFHHNSSDDELSKDRKKEGSLRFYKPKFRYIFCDMDGTLLNSKSQISSTTVNALREASSRGVKIVIATGKARPAVIDIFKTVDLAGKDGIVSEFSPGVFLQGLLVYGRQGQEIFRSNLDPNVCKEACLYSLESKVPLIAFCEGRCLTLFHDPLVDSLHTIYHEPKAEVMPSVEHLLASAEIQKMIFLDTAEKVAETLRPLWSDATKGRATVVQAVPDMLEIVPLGTSKGNGVKVLLDHLGVNAKEIMAIGDGENDIEMLDLASLGIALSNGSEKTKAVANVIGLSNDEDGVADAIYRYAF; encoded by the exons ATGCTTCTCCGTTTCTCCCACTTCCTCTGCCACCGTCCTCCTCTCCACACCATGGCGCGTGCCATCACGTGCGTCACTCAGCCCCCTCATTTCTCGCCCGCATTCAAAAGCGCCATCTCTAGCCGCGTCTCTCTGTTCTTGAAATCCCCGCGTTTTGGCCGCAGTTTTCATGCGCTCACCCGGTGCCGGACCGAAGGTAGGCACCGCCTTGTGGCAGGAGTTCGCTCCGAAAGCAAGGAATATCGGAAGGTGAGGCGAAGAGCGTCCAAGaacaaagagaaagagttgCAACTCCGCGTGGAAATTTGCCTAGAAGAAGATTTGCCTGACGATCCCGAAATCTTG AGCATTGCAGAGTTGCTTCGGCTAAATGTTCCAATGGCAATGAAACTGGCTTTTGATGGTTTGAAAGGTTCCGGTTATAAAACCCGAGACACTGCTATAAGTGATGTTGGTGGGTTTGATAGTGTTGAGTTATCGATACTTCTTTGCAATGATGAGTTTATTCGAAAACTTAATAAGGAATGGAGAGATGAAGACCATGCCACAGATGTTCTCTCAATGTCAAGTCATATACCTGAGCTCAAGATTCCTATT CTCATGTTGGGTGATATTGTAATTTCTGTTGAGACAGCCGCAAGACAAGCAGAGGAAAGAGGGCATACTCTTCTTGATGAGATCCGAATCCTTATG GTTCATGGCTTGTTACATCTTTTGGGATTTGATCATGAAATAAGTGAAGAGGCTGAAGTAGAAATGGAGAGAGAGGAGGAAATCCTTTTGAAGAGTCTTGATTGGAAAGGAAAAGGCCTAATAAAGAGTGCATGTGATGctgaaacaaattcaaatttaaattttcatcaCAACAGTTCAGATG ATGAATTGTCAAAAGACAGGAAGAAAGAAGGAAGTCTTAGATTTTACAAACCAAAGTTCAGATATATCTTCTGTGACATGGATG GAACATTGTTGAACAGCAAAAGTCAAATTTCTTCTACAACTGTCAATGCTTTGAGAGAGGCATCATCAAGAGGGGTGAAAATTGTGATAGCTACCGGAAAA GCTCGTCCAGCTGTGATAGACATTTTTAAAACGGTTGATTTAGCTGGAAAAGATGGCATTGTTTCAGAGTTTTCTCCTGGGGTTTTCTTACAG GGTTTGCTTGTTTATGGCAGACAAGGTCAGGAAATATTTAGGAGCAACTTAGATCCAAATGTCTGTAAAGAG GCATGTCTTTACTCTTTGGAGAGTAAGGTACCCCTTATTGCATTTTGTGAAGGGCGGTGCTTAACCCTATTTCATGATCCGCTTGTTGATTCACTGCATACAATATACCATGAACCAAAG GCTGAGGTCATGCCTTCTGTTGAACATCTATTGGCTTCTGCTGAGATACAG AAAATGATTTTCTTAGACACGGCCGAGAAGGTGGCTGAGACCTTGCGACCATTATGGTCAGATGCAACGAAAGGTCGTGCCACTGTTGTTCAAGCTGTGCCTGACATGCTGGAAATTGTACCGTTGGGAACATCAAAAGGGAATGGAGTAAAAGTGCTGCTCGATCATTTGGGGGTTAATGCTAAAGAG ATAATGGCTATTGGTGATGGGGAAAATGACATCGAGATGCTTGATCTGGCCTCTCTAGGCATCGCACTTAGTAACGGATCAGAAAAGACCAAAGCTGTGGCTAACGTAATTGGTTTAAGCAATGATGAAGATGGTGTAGCAGATGCCATATATCGATATGCATTCTGA